In Rutidosis leptorrhynchoides isolate AG116_Rl617_1_P2 chromosome 6, CSIRO_AGI_Rlap_v1, whole genome shotgun sequence, the DNA window ATTCTATACACCGTTTTCTACCCCTCTCTCTCCATATATACTCAACAATTACAGTTAAAAGTGAAAACAACCCCTAACGAATTTTATTGAAATGAGTAAAGTAATGGCGAAAGAAAGTGGAAACGATGTCGTTTCAGCGATTGGGATTGATCTCGGAACAACGTATTCATGTGTTGGTGCATGGAAAGATGGCTGCATTGAGATCATACCTAATGATCAAGGCAACAAAACAACACCGTCTTGTGTTGCTTTCACTGATTCTCAACGTTTTGTTGGTGATGCCGCTAAAAACCAATCTCTTATCAACTCTGCTAACACTGTATTTGGTAATCACTATTCCATCTCATaccataattaattaatttttggtTTTATGTTTTTagcttatatatataatatttgatcaatcattaaaaataggttttatgGTCTGATTATTATTAGAAACTGTCAGCTGTATAATTAACAAAAAATAACTTGTAAACCATGGAATATGATATGCTACTAATCATTGATAAACATGAACAAGATTTGAAGTTTAATGTTTTGATCAACTAAAGCACAAAAtagtaaatattttatataaagatcTTAATCTTTAATTTGAACTTTGCCTCTGTTTGTGAGTGAATTGGTATGTTTGTTACTTGGTTTAGTTTTGTTTACGTTTTTTATGATAATTTAACATTTAGCATCTTAACAAGTCAACTTTAATTTTTCTTACAATAATCGTGTTTGTTAGGCTTATTTACAACCCTATTAAACATTGTTAATTTAGACCTACAGATCATAGTTAGTTAGTTACAGTTAGTTAAGTATTAGCAAAAGTAGCTTCAATTCCATAAGCTATTTACTTATGATATAGTCGATGTTTATGGTTACTTTTTATAGATGCAAAGAGGTTAATTGGAAGGAGTTTCAGCGATCCCCAGGTGCAGGAAGACTTAAAGTTGTGGCCTTTTAAGGTTACAGAAGGGTTAGGCGACACACCAACGATTTTCATCTCATACAAAGGTAAACAGAAGGAATTTTTGGCTGAAGAAATTTCATCAATGATTCTTGCAAAAATGAAAGAATGTGCTGAGACTTATCTTGGATTTGATGTAAAAAATGCTGTTGTAACTGTCCCCGCATATTTTAACGATTCACAGCGTCAAGCTACAAAAGATGCAGGCACTATTGCTGGCTTAAACATTGTTCGTATGATCAATGAGCCTACGGCAGCTGCAATTGCTTATGGTCTAAATAATAAATCAGCTATTAGTGGGAAGATAAATGTGGTTGTGTTTGATTTGGGCGGTGGTACTTTTGATGTTTCCGTAATGACCGTTGAGAAAGGCGACATATTCGAGGTGAAAGGTGTTGCTGGTGACACTCATTTAGGAGGTCAGGATTTCGATAATCTAATGGTGGAACATTGTGTTAAGGAATTTGAAAGGAAATCAAAATTGGATTTAACCGGGAACGAAAGAGCTTTGGGGAGGTTGAGATTTGCTTGTGAGAAAGCTAAAAGGATTCTTTCGTCTACTACTCAAACGTCAATCGATTTGGAATGCTTACATGAGGGGGTTGATTTTTCTTTGAGATTCACTCGAGCGAAATTTGAAGAGCTGAACAATAGCTTCTTTAAAAAGTGCATCGAGACTGTTGAGAATTGTTTAAGCGATGTAAAAATGAAGAAGTCGTGTGTAGATGAGATAATTCTCGTTGGTGGGTCAACTAGGATACCGAAAGTCCAACAAATGTTGCAGGACTTTTTTTATGGTAAGCAGTTATGCAAAACTGAGAACCCTGATGAAGCGGTTGCGTATGGTGCAACCGTAATGGCTGCAAAGTTAAGCGGTACGAGTGATAAAAGTGTTCAAAATGTGGTGTTATCAGATGTAACTCCTTTATCACTCGGTTTAAATACACTAGGAACAAAAATGAGTATTGTGATTCCACGAAACACACCAATTCCTACGAGTAATGCTATGAATTTCACGACAACTGTTGACAACCAAGATTCCGCAAGTATCGACATATATCAAGGCGAAAGATGTAAATCTACAGATAACCATTTTTTGGGCAAGTTTAAACTTGATGGAATACCACCTGCTCCTAAAGGAGTCTCTAAAGGTAAGGTATACTTTCAGATAGATGCTAATGGTATTCTTATTGTTACTGCTGGGATCGAAGCTACTGGTAAGATGGAGAAAATTACAATTAACAGTGAACAAAGAAGGCTCTCTAATGATAAGATTGAGAAGATGATAAAAGAGGCTGAGGAGTACAAATATGAGGATATTGAATTTAAGAAGAAAGTGAATGCGCGTAATGAATTAGAAGATTGCTTGTATGAATTAAGGAATAAGATTGAAGAGAACAaggttaagaagaagaagaaggtgtcTGCTGAGATGTTGAAGGATATGGAGAAAGTGATTGTTGATACAACCAAGTGGCTTAAGGACAACCATGATGCACCTTTGTCTGAGCTTCAATTCAAAAAGGTTCACCTTGAGTTTGTTTTCAAACTACTGATTTAAAGCTTTAACTTATGGTGATTTAAACGAACAAGGAAAGGTTAGAGGAAAAAGCGTAACCATATTTATACTACGGAGTATAATTTTAGTAGTTGGGACTTGGAGTGGTTGGTAGCTGACTTTATTTTCGAAGTTACTCCTAAATAAAACTTATTAAGTTGTAAGCTCAAAGCTGCATACTATATTGTGGTAATTATATTAAAAGCAACTAGCTTTGTTTCTAAAGTGTGGTGACCGAGCATATTGACGAGCTCACTTATTAAACGAGCCTTTAACCATTAACCACGCTTGAACTCGAGCTCGTTTAGGTTTGGCTTGAAGTGAGTTTTAACGTGCCAAACTCGAGCTACTCACGAGTAGTTTCGCTTTGCCTAGTATTTTTTTATGTTAGTACCAAATTACAATTTCTCAATTATATTTTTATAGAATAGAATTTGTACTCATATTATTTTGTGCAACCAATGAATTAAGTTCAAGGCTTTGCTCCGAAACACATACCAATAATCAAATTattgatataatttatttatttgctTCACCCTCTATTTAGTACGCAGAGTACATAATTAGTGTTCAAGGCAAGTGAAACTACAAAGCACAAAGTAGAAAATTAGTCCAATATCATCCAAATAAACTTGTAAATATCAGGTAAATAGCTTATTAGCTTCATAACTTGAAGCTAACAATATAACATATTTCCCAAATGAATTACAATTCGATAAAGAATTACACAACCCGTTTTCAATTCCCATACAAGTTTGTTATCATTTCAAGACTACATAAACGATAAAAGTAGCCCATCATCTTAAATTGTACATCATCAGCCAATTATGTTTTCACAGAAGCTGAGCCGTGGCACATTTGTATTTCAACCAACATATTTCTTCAATAAACATGTATCCAATTGTCGCTCCAAATCACATATATCTGAGATATGTAGACATTCAAAAACAGTATCAGTTAAAACATAATCTACTCCTAATTCAAGATATACGCTTACTATGAAAGGTTTCAAATGTAGATTGCATACAATACAATAGTGAAAGGTATAAAATTGCATACACATAATCTTGCGCATAATAATGACAAAAGATAGAAATTACCAAAGTGATGATCTTGAGTTAAAATGAAGACCATCAAATCCAGGATCTTCGAATTCCGCAACCGCACCGCCACCAGAGGCAACCGCTTTGTCTTCGGTACCTGCGGttccttcggtttcatcaattttgggtgcATCTTCTGAAGAATTGGAAACACAAAATTTCTGTAGCCACCTATCAGTTTCCCATAGGACATGCATTATGCTCTCACGTGACGAATAACCGTGGCTCTCAAACGGTAGGATGACTAGGCGAGAAAGGGCCCCATGGCCTTTTAAAGCATTAAAGAAACGATCCGACTGCATGGTTAACGTCCCTGAGTTATTGTCTTCTTCTCCATGGATAAGTAAGATGGGCTTCTTGATCTTATTGGCAGCCATGAAAGGACTCATCTTGATATAAGTATCAGTCGCCTCCCAGAGTGTTCTATCCTCATTCTAGTCACCAAAAATGAtcccattaaaaaaaaaaaaaaaaaaaaacgttaacaaaaattaaTTACATTTTTCTTCTAGCCGGTTTTCTGTCTAAAATCAAAATCTCACCTGAAATCCAAAAGGTGTAAGTGTTCTATTATAAGCTCCTGAACGAGCAATTCCACAACAGAAAAGATGAGGGGCATGTGCCAAGAGATTTGCAGTCATGAATGCCCCATAAGAATGTCCCCCGATAGCAATCTTGTCTGGGTGGGCCACCTTCACAATATACAAGacatatcatatcatcatcatcatcatttaaatgtGTTGCAAAAAAATTGATCCACTGAATTTCAAATAGGATCATAAAAAGACAAAATTACCCCACGGCGGATGACTTCCTCCACTGCAGCCTCAGCACTCCCAACAAGTTGCTCAACATAACTGGTGACAATAATTAATTTACATCTTCGTATTGCAAAACTGTGAGAAATAGTCATTATTACAAAAATTTAAAAATCATCTACCAAAGATTACCTATCATTTGCTTCTTCCTTGCCCTCGCCAATGATGGGAATTGTTGGTCCCGATAATATAGCGTACCtgcaaaaaattaataaaaaaggtATAAGTGAGGTGATTAAATACAACGGGATACCAAGTATCAAAATGGAAAATGTAGCGATGAATAAAATGGAATGAGTCATTCTGACAAAATGGAAAATGTAGTGATTACGATATAGTAATAGAATGCAATTCCTTCTATTTTAACGAATAGAGCCTATGCAATATTACATAACCTCGTCATTTCGTTTCTTTATCATTCCATTCCATTTCATCCAATCAAATAGAGCCTATgcaatattatattattaagaaaTAATCTAGGGTTACCTTCTTGCCAACCAAAGCAGTGGTGACGTTGGACCTATGCCTGCAAACTCATTAGGAGAACCACGAACTTGTCCAGCTGCTTCTTTGTTTTTAAACTCCCCGGGATACGACCAAACCAAACAAGGTAACGGGCCATCTCGTGAGGGATCATAACCGGGTGGTAGATATAAAGTTGCAGTAAGTTGAACCCCATCTCGTCTCTTGTATCGCACCATTTCTTTCTGTAACGAGGCCAACTGAGGGTATGGATGTGGGAAGTTTGTAACTTGACACGCTTTCTTTTCGGGCCATTTCTGAATGAAATATTGAGTGTTTTCAGTCTTCGATTCTTTGGACGTTAAAACCTTTAAATCATTCACATGCAAGTCTCCCTCAGTTTGGTCAGACATCAACGCCACAACACTCTCGTAATACTTCTCCTTGTCACTCTGCCATATTCTTTCCTTATCGCCCGTTTCTCTGAAATGAGTTGTGTCAGATAATTCTACTGTTACTGTTACTGTTACTGTTACTGTTACTGTTACTGTTACTGTTACTGTTACTGTTACTGTTACTGTTACTGTTACTGTTACTGTTACTGTTACTGTTACTGTTACTGTTACTGTTACTGTTACTGTTACTGTTACTGTTACTGTTACTGTTActgttactattactattactattactattactattactattactattactattactattactattactattactattactattactattactattaccagGGGCGGAGCCAGGAATTACAGTTAAGGGGGGCTTACTCTCTACAGGTCAATACAACAACGATATATAATTCCGCTATATGTGTTTTtacatattaaaaaaatatatatttcttGTTAAATTTAAAGTAATTCCTACTTATATAAAATCGATTTATTAACAATCATTTGCAATACCCGATACACTTAATTAATAAATGAGACTCGAATACGTGATTTATAGTATTTCTTTTCTTTCAATATAATAATTGTCCATTACAAGTTCAATAAGTGTTAAGCTCATATAGTAAATTAGTAACTATGTTAAGTTAGACTAATAAAAAGTTGTTCTCCACTTAAACCATCTTTATTGATTATTAAAAGTTCACATGCTAAAATATGAAGAGTTTAATTTAGATTAGTTCAGCAAAATTATGTTACTTTACATATTTATGATAGAATATTAATTGACACAACTTTGAAGGTTACAATAGGGTATAATACAATAGTTGAGGGACTTAAATTGTATTTTAAGAAAATGATTGTCTCCCCCAATTTATACCTGCAACTGGTTTTCATCAAACCCTAACTTAAAATTGTATCTTGAAAATTTTCCATGAAAATACCAACATATAACAGATAAAAAATTAACATTGGGGGTGGCTGAGCATCCCTCTATCCCTCTGCCACCCTACTAGCTCCGCcccttactattactattactattactattactattactattactattactattactattactattactattactattactattactattactattactattactattactattactattactattactattactattactattactattactattactattactattactattactattactattactattactattactattactattactattactattactattactattactattactattactattactattactattactattactattactattactattactattactattactattactattactattactattactattactattactattactattactattactattactattactattactattactattactattactattactattactattactattactattactattactattactattactattactattactattactattactattactattactattactattactattactattactattactattactattactattactattactattactattactattactattactattactattactattactattactattactattactattactattactattactattactattactattactattactattactattactattactattactattactattactattactattactattactattactattactattactattactattactattactattactattactattactattactattactattactattactattactattactattactattactattactattactattactattactattactattactattactattactattactattactattacta includes these proteins:
- the LOC139855843 gene encoding heat shock cognate 70 kDa protein-like, which encodes MSKVMAKESGNDVVSAIGIDLGTTYSCVGAWKDGCIEIIPNDQGNKTTPSCVAFTDSQRFVGDAAKNQSLINSANTVFDAKRLIGRSFSDPQVQEDLKLWPFKVTEGLGDTPTIFISYKGKQKEFLAEEISSMILAKMKECAETYLGFDVKNAVVTVPAYFNDSQRQATKDAGTIAGLNIVRMINEPTAAAIAYGLNNKSAISGKINVVVFDLGGGTFDVSVMTVEKGDIFEVKGVAGDTHLGGQDFDNLMVEHCVKEFERKSKLDLTGNERALGRLRFACEKAKRILSSTTQTSIDLECLHEGVDFSLRFTRAKFEELNNSFFKKCIETVENCLSDVKMKKSCVDEIILVGGSTRIPKVQQMLQDFFYGKQLCKTENPDEAVAYGATVMAAKLSGTSDKSVQNVVLSDVTPLSLGLNTLGTKMSIVIPRNTPIPTSNAMNFTTTVDNQDSASIDIYQGERCKSTDNHFLGKFKLDGIPPAPKGVSKGKVYFQIDANGILIVTAGIEATGKMEKITINSEQRRLSNDKIEKMIKEAEEYKYEDIEFKKKVNARNELEDCLYELRNKIEENKVKKKKKVSAEMLKDMEKVIVDTTKWLKDNHDAPLSELQFKKVHLEFVFKLLI